The DNA window atgtacatatactcATTCACAAAACCTCGCCAAAAGAGCAGACCGGTTCTATTTGCACTTTacccattattattattccacATTTGTTTGCGCTTctgtatttgttttaataatttcgcTGGTTGCCAGCCGCCAGCCACCAGTCCGTCCGCTTGCGGATTTAGCTGAACTTGTCTAGGTCAGTGGGACTCGATAAAGTAGTGTCAATCCGTGCATGGTGATGATTCAGCTGGAATGAGGCCTTCTGCTCGCACCACTCGTCGCTTGTTTGTAGGTAGTAGGTAGTGCTCCCAAATTTCGAGCCGGAACCGCAAAGTCAGCTGATTTGGCGATGTTTTGTAGGAGATAGCAGTCCGCTTATCGGGCACTTTTAAGTGGCTGCCGCAGAGTAGTGATTTCGTACTTAACCTGATTGATAATTAAGGAGCTCTGCTTGGGAACTTTGCTCATCAGGCGATGCTATGCTCACTGACGTCAGTCGCAGGGGCTAATTGGCATGGAAACGCACGAAGCGGCTTGAAATCCTACGCTTGGCAGCCCTCGCAGCCCCACTTCCCTTAGCCTGTTCATTAATCAATTACGAGAATTTATAAAACTCAAGAGAAATGTAATACTTAATTGTCAACATTAATGAACACGAACGTGTAGTCAAGTTACAACAATATTTATGTGAGTTCCCCATTGgggattttcattttaaactgCAGTTTCTGTAATAAATTCGAATGAATCAGCTTACAGAACGCATCATCAATAAATCTGGTTATCATCTGGGTAGCCTAATCAATAACTCAAAACAACCCAATCAAATGAAAGCTTTGCCATTGTCGAACTGATTTTAACTGTGTGTTCTTGTAAACCCATCTTCAGTTATAGCCCAAACGGCGTTGAGGCACCGCCACGTTGGACCTGCTTGCTCTGCGCGCTGGGTCTGTTTATCTACCAGAGTCTGGACTCCATTGACGGGAAGCAGGCGCGACGCACGAATACCTCATCGCCGCTGGGCGAGCTCTTCGACCATGGCTGTGACTCCATATCGACGGTGTTCGTGGCCCTGTCGGCATGCATCTCATGCCAACTGGGCCACTATCCAAACTGGCTGTTCTTCCAGGTGAGTGGATGTGGATTACGCATGGCGCATTCAGAGCGAGATAAATTCTGAACTTCTCTTGCAGTGCTTCTGTGCCATAGCGCTCTTCTACTGCGCCCACTGGCAGACGTATGTGTCCGGAACGATGCGATTCGGCAGAATTGATGTGACGGAGGCACAGTTCTCGATTATAGCCATTCATCTGGTTTCGGCGGCACTGGGTCCTGAGATCTGGCTCACCAAGGTAGGGGAGGTTCCGAAGGCGTCCGGCGAAGATAATTTAAAGTATTGTTTCCGGTACTTCTTTGCATACcctatatttatttcattagaTATGTAAGCATATGTTTAAGAGTTTTATTTCGTTACGTTTATCCTAGAGTTTAGAGTTCGAGTTTTGTTTAGGCTGCTTAGGATTAAGCTCGGCTCGGCTGCCTTAAGTTCTGTTCTATGCGAATTAGCGTGCAAGTTTAGTTTTTGAATTCAGCTACAAACCAACCGTTGAGTTACCTCTTTTTCATTTAGCATGGATAGGACACCACGAAGGATGTTAGCATATTGAGGtccaaacaaaacacacagtTCTCTGAAATACTTATGTATAGATTCTAGTTGAACTTTAACCACGACCAGTAATTGCAAATGTCTAATACCTTCTACTTCTATGTACATATTGCGTACTGCGCGTGCCTCTCTAAACAAACCTGCCGCACTCCAATGTCTGTCGCGGCAAAAACCACTTAACAAACCAACACCACATGCACACATAACACATTTAAGATCGGCATTGGCAGTATACAGCTTTGGTATGGGCCGGCAGTGACGACCATTGTGTGCGGTCTGCTCTCCCTAACTTATGTGTTTTCCGTCATTAAAGCCGGTGGTGTTGGCAAGAACGGCTCGACAGTTGCTGTAAGTCCTTAACACCcctctacacacacacacactaaacCACACACCCGAACACCATACACTACTACCAAtacaacacacacacggaaacaaaaaatattttggctACTCAAGAGATCTGAATTGAATCTAAATCGGAAGAGTTTCCGTTCTCAACTAGCCCTCTACTTGCTGACCAGCTCAGCTGAGATTTTTTTAAGGAAGGTGCGTGGCGTGAGGATAACCCCTTAACCCCTCTATCCCACTATTTAACCCCTAGTTGCTTGCCTGTTTAATCTGTGCCGTTGTTGATTCTTGTTCATGTTCTTTGGTTCGAACGGCTCAGCTGCTGCAAACATAATATTCCTGCTTTGTTGCTATTGACACCACTCAAACATGACCGACCGATTCGAAAGCAAAACGAGAGCATGCcttaaaaaaaactaatacaCAATAACTATTTGAGGCTGCTGAATGCGAAACTTAAGTTAATTTTTAGTAAAGCCTAATATCGATCTATGTATTTGCCCTGTCCAATTGTCCAGTTGACATTTTTGGTCCttctatataatatttatgtctTTATTGTCTATCGGTTTTGGATCTATCTATTTAACCCACAAGTAATGTTAAAATCTACTCTATTTCGTATGTATTCCTAAGCATAGTTTGTAAGTTAGAGTGATGGGGGTGTTCACAGTTTAATGCGACTTTTAACACTCCACGAACTCCTTTAGCAATCCCAACATTTTACCAACAAGTTCCCCACATCCTCTGAATGTAGTCGAAGAttctaaatttaattgttttcttGCAATCTTTCATCTTTACTAGATACCAATCGTGGGCCTTTCATGGAATTATACAATATTAGTATTTATCACATTCGGTTATACCTTGAATATAATCAATTTCCTAAAAATGTTTACTCAAGGCGGCAGTGGCAAAAACGGCTCCTCAGTTGCTGTAAGCATTGCACCCACCTCTCGCAATAACGAGacgaaaaacaaacagtatataaaatgtgaaaaaacTGTATGAAAACTATGAAACTAAACAGACTAACTTGAAAGCGGGTCATTAATCAATCCGTTGCCCCAGCCATAACATGTTTAACTAATCTTTGGTTCTGCTTTTTGGGTTCTCTACTAATAtcctttttgcattttcctttcgattcgatttggaAATGGTTTGCAGTTTCGGCTCGTTCGGTGGAGGGCTCTGGAATTTGGTTTGGCCTCTCTAGCACGCGATTATACTCGCATCCTTATATCCTAATCACCATATCGACCTAAACTTCATATCATTGAATGGCATTAAAAGCATGCTGCTGCTTGGGTTTACTTAGCTGTTTAAGTGGTGTTACGTTATTATTGACCTACTAATCGAATGACACTTATTGGtgtttgttattataattataatttattagcCTAAGCACTATACAATTTAGAACTGGCTGACTGTGAAGCTTGTAAGATGTTATCCTTTAAGTTTTTAGCCCACACTTTTGCTACCGAAAGCATTCTGGAAAAACAGCAAGTGTTTCGTaattacaaatgaaattttaatgcgCGTCGTTCTTTTCTTCCGCAcgcaatcaatcaatcaatcgatATCGTTTgaccaaaccaaaacaaaccgaaacgaaacgaaccaAAATACCCATTGCTACCCGCAATCCTTGACATTGGCAGCTGCCGTACTTCAACTGCGAATCGCGATTTCTGCCAATTTATGTGGCCTGCGGCGTTGATTTGATTCTAGCTCTGCGCTACACGAAATGCATTCTCACCGAAGGTTGCGGCAAGAACGGATCATCGGTTGCTGTAAGAATCCTAAGCTTAAGTTGTCCCCGCAGAACAACACCCATCGCGCTAGCCTCGTCCATGTCCTGGTGTGCAGTGCGTTtggaaacagaaacagaaacagaaacataCATACTTCATGTGGTGTGGTATCCTGTGTCTTATGTGGCTGCAACGCACTGTAAATCGGCTTCAGTAGATACACAGTACACAGTATACGGATCTGATGCCTGAGTGTCTTGCCCTTAACTACCTAGAGTAATGCTATCGTTTTCGGTACAAGTGCACGTCTATTGTTGTTCGTTGGTACatagtttaattattatttgtttagcTCGTAGTTCCTATTTGGGTGACAGTTTGGCATGGCATgtggtttgtttttatttgggcATTGTGCTTGCGTTTGATGATTAATTGGCTTTGTATACTgacattttgcatttaaatccCACAACAACCAACCGATCCAACACCCAACCACCtacccacccacacacccgCCCAATAGCGCTAGACCTTGTAAATAAAACATGTAATAAACAAATCTGTAAGCGCAATTTCCCCCCGAGTGTTCGGTTTACATGTCGTTTGGAGGGGAAATTGCCGAACCcccaaaaaacaccaaaagccaaaacaatttttgttcaCTTTTGTTTGTGCACTCCCGACTTGTTGTGACCCTTGCAAAATGTGCCGTAGATCACCATCAACCAACCAATCAGTCGTTTAATGTCCACTGAGCACAGCGGTGACACTTTGCAAGCGTGCAACGTACTTGAAGATCGATGCCCACTAACTGACTCCTTTCCACGCTCCTGCAGGGCACCAGTGTCCTCTCGCCCAGCATTCCGCTCACGCTGGTGGTGCTGCCCGCCCTGATGATTGCCCAGAAGTCGCCGCAGAACATCTTCACCGAGCACGCGTCGGTGTACATCCTGGCCTTCGGCATGGTGGCCGCCAAGGTCACCAATAAGTTGGTGGTGAGTGCTGCAGCTATAACTATTACTCAACTCCCTCCTTACTCCCTCATTAATCAATATGAATTTGCCGCAGATTGCCCACATGACCAAGGCGGAGATGGAGTATCTGGACTGGTCGCTGCTTGGCCCATCACTGCTGTTCCTCAACCAGTACTTCAACTGCATCGTGCCGGAGATCTGGCTGCTGTGGTTCACGCTCATCTGGGGCACCCAGGATCTGTTGCGCTACTGCGCCCAGGTGTGCCTGGAGATCTGCCAGCACCTGCGCATCGATCTCTTCCGGATACCGTACTCGCCCAAGGGCGCAGCCACACATCCGGCCACCGCCTCGGTGAGCAGCCAGAGCAACTTCGGCAGCTCTGGCAGCAGTGCGGACAAGAACGGAGGCAGCGCGCATCGAAAGTCGAAGAGCAAACCGCACTAGATTGCGGTTTTCCGCCACATACATTAATTAgtaattttacaaatttacgTCGTTAGAGCCGAGGGATACTCGTAGGAGCAGGCGGAGCGCAAGTAATACAAAACCCGTAAACACAACCCAACAAAATTCACCGTCAATATTTTGCCTAAAGAGCAAGGCCACTGAGGAACAaccaaacgaaatgaaactAAACAATAAAACAGATAGAGAAGTTAGCGAAAGGGCGAAGCAAGTTGTTGCTCCTACATTTTAGTATATAGTTTACAACACGTTGTTGTAGCAAAGAAGGCAAAGTGGCTAGTGCTGCTGGGAGAAAGAACTGTTGCAGTCTCCGATATCAATTATATGgctaaatata is part of the Drosophila yakuba strain Tai18E2 chromosome 2R, Prin_Dyak_Tai18E2_2.1, whole genome shotgun sequence genome and encodes:
- the LOC6529942 gene encoding cholinephosphotransferase 1 isoform X1, which codes for MALLSYRDKHILSAQQLRKLSEHKYSCFSASLLDPLLQPWWNWLVAQTPLWLAPNLITIVGLILNVVTTLILICYSPNGVEAPPRWTCLLCALGLFIYQSLDSIDGKQARRTNTSSPLGELFDHGCDSISTVFVALSACISCQLGHYPNWLFFQCFCAIALFYCAHWQTYVSGTMRFGRIDVTEAQFSIIAIHLVSAALGPEIWLTKIPIVGLSWNYTILVFITFGYTLNIINFLKMFTQGGSGKNGSSVALPYFNCESRFLPIYVACGVDLILALRYTKCILTEGCGKNGSSVAGTSVLSPSIPLTLVVLPALMIAQKSPQNIFTEHASVYILAFGMVAAKVTNKLVIAHMTKAEMEYLDWSLLGPSLLFLNQYFNCIVPEIWLLWFTLIWGTQDLLRYCAQVCLEICQHLRIDLFRIPYSPKGAATHPATASVSSQSNFGSSGSSADKNGGSAHRKSKSKPH
- the LOC6529942 gene encoding cholinephosphotransferase 1 isoform X4, giving the protein MALLSYRDKHILSAQQLRKLSEHKYSCFSASLLDPLLQPWWNWLVAQTPLWLAPNLITIVGLILNVVTTLILICYSPNGVEAPPRWTCLLCALGLFIYQSLDSIDGKQARRTNTSSPLGELFDHGCDSISTVFVALSACISCQLGHYPNWLFFQCFCAIALFYCAHWQTYVSGTMRFGRIDVTEAQFSIIAIHLVSAALGPEIWLTKIPIVGLSWNYTILVFITFGYTLNIINFLKMFTQGGSGKNGSSVAGTSVLSPSIPLTLVVLPALMIAQKSPQNIFTEHASVYILAFGMVAAKVTNKLVIAHMTKAEMEYLDWSLLGPSLLFLNQYFNCIVPEIWLLWFTLIWGTQDLLRYCAQVCLEICQHLRIDLFRIPYSPKGAATHPATASVSSQSNFGSSGSSADKNGGSAHRKSKSKPH
- the LOC6529942 gene encoding cholinephosphotransferase 1 isoform X2; the encoded protein is MALLSYRDKHILSAQQLRKLSEHKYSCFSASLLDPLLQPWWNWLVAQTPLWLAPNLITIVGLILNVVTTLILICYSPNGVEAPPRWTCLLCALGLFIYQSLDSIDGKQARRTNTSSPLGELFDHGCDSISTVFVALSACISCQLGHYPNWLFFQCFCAIALFYCAHWQTYVSGTMRFGRIDVTEAQFSIIAIHLVSAALGPEIWLTKIGIGSIQLWYGPAVTTIVCGLLSLTYVFSVIKAGGVGKNGSTVAGTSVLSPSIPLTLVVLPALMIAQKSPQNIFTEHASVYILAFGMVAAKVTNKLVIAHMTKAEMEYLDWSLLGPSLLFLNQYFNCIVPEIWLLWFTLIWGTQDLLRYCAQVCLEICQHLRIDLFRIPYSPKGAATHPATASVSSQSNFGSSGSSADKNGGSAHRKSKSKPH
- the LOC6529942 gene encoding cholinephosphotransferase 1 isoform X3, encoding MALLSYRDKHILSAQQLRKLSEHKYSCFSASLLDPLLQPWWNWLVAQTPLWLAPNLITIVGLILNVVTTLILICYSPNGVEAPPRWTCLLCALGLFIYQSLDSIDGKQARRTNTSSPLGELFDHGCDSISTVFVALSACISCQLGHYPNWLFFQCFCAIALFYCAHWQTYVSGTMRFGRIDVTEAQFSIIAIHLVSAALGPEIWLTKLPYFNCESRFLPIYVACGVDLILALRYTKCILTEGCGKNGSSVAGTSVLSPSIPLTLVVLPALMIAQKSPQNIFTEHASVYILAFGMVAAKVTNKLVIAHMTKAEMEYLDWSLLGPSLLFLNQYFNCIVPEIWLLWFTLIWGTQDLLRYCAQVCLEICQHLRIDLFRIPYSPKGAATHPATASVSSQSNFGSSGSSADKNGGSAHRKSKSKPH
- the LOC6529942 gene encoding choline/ethanolaminephosphotransferase 1 isoform X5 — its product is MALLSYRDKHILSAQQLRKLSEHKYSCFSASLLDPLLQPWWNWLVAQTPLWLAPNLITIVGLILNVVTTLILICYSPNGVEAPPRWTCLLCALGLFIYQSLDSIDGKQARRTNTSSPLGELFDHGCDSISTVFVALSACISCQLGHYPNWLFFQCFCAIALFYCAHWQTYVSGTMRFGRIDVTEAQFSIIAIHLVSAALGPEIWLTKGTSVLSPSIPLTLVVLPALMIAQKSPQNIFTEHASVYILAFGMVAAKVTNKLVIAHMTKAEMEYLDWSLLGPSLLFLNQYFNCIVPEIWLLWFTLIWGTQDLLRYCAQVCLEICQHLRIDLFRIPYSPKGAATHPATASVSSQSNFGSSGSSADKNGGSAHRKSKSKPH
- the LOC6529942 gene encoding cholinephosphotransferase 1 isoform X6; translation: MRFGRIDVTEAQFSIIAIHLVSAALGPEIWLTKIPIVGLSWNYTILVFITFGYTLNIINFLKMFTQGGSGKNGSSVALPYFNCESRFLPIYVACGVDLILALRYTKCILTEGCGKNGSSVAGTSVLSPSIPLTLVVLPALMIAQKSPQNIFTEHASVYILAFGMVAAKVTNKLVIAHMTKAEMEYLDWSLLGPSLLFLNQYFNCIVPEIWLLWFTLIWGTQDLLRYCAQVCLEICQHLRIDLFRIPYSPKGAATHPATASVSSQSNFGSSGSSADKNGGSAHRKSKSKPH